The following coding sequences lie in one Mycobacterium gordonae genomic window:
- the fadA6 gene encoding steroid 3-ketoacyl-CoA thiolase FadA6, with the protein MAGFSEAYVIDAVRTAVGKRGGGLAGIHPVDLGALGWRGLMDRVDVDPAAVDDVIAGCVDAIGGQAGNIARLSWLAAGYPEEVPGVTVDRQCGSSQQAISFGAQAIMSGTADLIVAGGMQNMSQIPISSAMTVGEQFGFTSPTNESKQWLHRYGDQEISQFRGSEMIAKKWNLSREEMEQYSLTSHERAFAAIRGGNFDNEILSVETESGAFRVDEGPRESSLEKMAGLKTLIEGGRLTAAMASQISDGASAVLLASEQAVKDHGLTPRARIHHISTRGADPVFMLTGPIPATRYALDKTGLSIDDIDTVEINEAFAPVVMAWLKETKADPEKVNPNGGAIALGHPLGATGAKLFTTMLNTLERIGGRYGLQTMCEGGGTANVTIIERL; encoded by the coding sequence ATGGCTGGGTTTTCCGAGGCCTATGTGATCGACGCTGTGCGGACCGCGGTTGGTAAGCGCGGCGGCGGGTTGGCCGGAATCCACCCCGTCGACCTTGGTGCCTTGGGGTGGCGCGGACTGATGGACCGGGTGGACGTGGACCCGGCCGCCGTCGACGACGTGATCGCCGGTTGCGTCGACGCAATCGGCGGGCAGGCCGGCAACATCGCCCGACTGTCGTGGTTGGCTGCCGGTTACCCCGAAGAGGTGCCGGGTGTCACCGTCGACCGCCAATGCGGATCCAGTCAACAGGCCATCTCCTTTGGCGCGCAGGCGATCATGTCTGGTACCGCGGACCTCATCGTGGCCGGTGGCATGCAGAATATGAGCCAGATCCCGATATCGTCGGCGATGACCGTCGGTGAACAATTCGGATTCACCTCGCCCACAAACGAATCCAAGCAATGGCTGCACCGCTACGGCGACCAGGAGATCTCCCAGTTCCGGGGCTCGGAGATGATCGCCAAGAAGTGGAACCTCTCGCGTGAAGAGATGGAGCAATACTCGCTGACCAGCCACGAGCGTGCCTTCGCGGCGATCCGCGGCGGCAACTTCGACAACGAAATCCTCAGTGTCGAAACGGAATCCGGGGCTTTCCGCGTCGATGAAGGACCACGGGAGTCCTCGCTGGAAAAGATGGCCGGATTGAAGACTCTGATCGAGGGCGGCCGTTTGACCGCGGCGATGGCAAGCCAGATTTCCGACGGCGCGTCCGCGGTGCTGCTGGCCTCCGAGCAGGCCGTCAAAGACCACGGTCTGACCCCGCGTGCGCGCATCCACCACATCAGCACCCGCGGAGCCGACCCGGTGTTCATGCTCACCGGGCCCATCCCGGCCACCCGTTACGCGCTGGATAAGACGGGACTCTCCATCGATGACATCGACACCGTCGAGATCAACGAGGCTTTCGCACCCGTCGTGATGGCCTGGCTCAAGGAGACCAAGGCCGACCCGGAGAAGGTCAACCCCAACGGCGGCGCGATCGCGCTCGGTCACCCGTTGGGCGCCACCGGCGCGAAGTTGTTCACCACCATGCTGAACACGCTCGAGCGCATCGGCGGTCGTTACGGGCTTCAGACGATGTGCGAGGGTGGCGGCACCGCCAACGTGACCATCATCGAGCGTCTCTAG
- a CDS encoding PPE family protein: MNFSMLPPEINSMRMMCGAGPAPMLQAAAAWSGLAEELGSAADSFSSVTSNLAGQAWQGPAAQAMTRAAEPYHLFLRLASTRALTASTGAKEVAAVFEACKSAMVHPQVITANRQAMLQAVRTNFFGFNAPFIAAAEAAYEEFWATDVAAMFGYHGGASAVAAQLSSWQQTLQSLPGIGQLFGGVKGAAPAAPGDPNIGIGNKDGGLNVGNGNTGNNNIGNGNTGDLNLGGGNIGNQNVGSGNSGFTGSDAGARNIGFGNRGNGNIGLGNLGNPLTSANPGANVGLGNAGNGNFGVGNHGDSNVGAGNTGNGNIGLGLTGNKLVGIGGAYYDTVAGQFHFDGLNSGTGNIGFGNSGTGNIGFFNSGDGNVGIFSSGANLVPADLGKIQGLGIGNSGFGNIGIGNTSSGNFGIGNSGTGLGGLNTGIGNSGTLNTGFGNAGSLNTGWGNSGSLNTFDGNSGNVNTGFWNSGDFNTTIGSTTDVAATQSGFNNTGTNASGFNNSTSGTGASSVSGFFNKASGANAVNGAISGFFNTGAPASQPPIFPPPITVSGFASGFFNTGSFGGGFFSLTQLLKNL, encoded by the coding sequence ATGAACTTTTCCATGCTTCCACCGGAAATCAACTCCATGCGGATGATGTGCGGTGCTGGGCCTGCCCCCATGCTGCAAGCCGCGGCGGCGTGGTCGGGCCTGGCCGAGGAACTCGGTTCGGCGGCGGACTCGTTCTCCTCAGTGACCTCGAACCTGGCCGGCCAAGCCTGGCAGGGGCCCGCAGCCCAGGCCATGACCCGAGCCGCAGAGCCGTACCACCTGTTCTTGCGGTTGGCGTCCACCCGCGCTCTCACCGCCTCCACCGGCGCCAAAGAAGTCGCCGCGGTCTTCGAAGCTTGCAAGTCCGCGATGGTCCACCCGCAAGTGATCACCGCCAACCGGCAAGCCATGCTGCAAGCGGTCCGCACCAACTTCTTCGGCTTCAACGCCCCCTTCATCGCCGCAGCCGAGGCCGCCTACGAGGAGTTCTGGGCCACCGACGTCGCCGCCATGTTCGGATACCACGGCGGCGCGTCCGCAGTAGCAGCCCAACTGTCGTCCTGGCAGCAGACCCTGCAGAGCCTGCCCGGCATCGGACAGCTCTTCGGCGGGGTCAAGGGCGCCGCCCCCGCCGCGCCCGGAGACCCGAACATCGGCATCGGCAACAAAGACGGCGGGCTGAACGTCGGGAACGGTAATACCGGCAACAACAACATCGGCAACGGAAACACCGGCGACCTGAACCTCGGCGGCGGAAACATCGGGAACCAGAACGTCGGCAGCGGCAATAGTGGTTTCACCGGCAGCGACGCTGGTGCGAGAAACATCGGCTTCGGGAACAGGGGCAATGGCAACATCGGCCTCGGAAACCTTGGCAATCCCCTCACCAGCGCCAACCCGGGCGCGAACGTTGGCCTCGGTAACGCCGGCAACGGGAACTTCGGTGTCGGGAACCACGGCGATTCGAACGTCGGCGCCGGAAACACCGGGAATGGCAACATCGGGCTGGGCCTCACCGGGAACAAGCTGGTCGGCATCGGCGGGGCGTACTACGACACGGTAGCGGGCCAGTTCCATTTTGACGGTCTCAACTCCGGCACCGGAAACATCGGCTTCGGCAACTCTGGCACCGGAAACATCGGCTTCTTCAACTCCGGAGACGGCAATGTAGGCATCTTCAGCTCGGGCGCCAACCTGGTTCCGGCCGATTTGGGCAAGATTCAGGGCCTGGGCATCGGCAACTCCGGCTTCGGCAATATCGGCATAGGCAATACCAGCTCAGGAAACTTCGGCATCGGCAACTCCGGTACCGGGTTGGGCGGCCTGAACACGGGAATCGGAAACTCGGGCACCCTTAACACCGGCTTCGGAAACGCGGGCAGCCTGAACACCGGTTGGGGCAACTCCGGCTCGCTAAACACCTTCGACGGGAACTCGGGCAACGTCAACACCGGCTTCTGGAACTCCGGAGACTTCAACACCACCATCGGATCTACTACCGACGTCGCCGCCACCCAGTCCGGCTTCAACAACACGGGAACAAACGCCTCGGGCTTCAACAACTCCACCAGCGGTACCGGCGCCAGTAGCGTCTCGGGCTTTTTCAATAAGGCGAGCGGCGCCAACGCGGTGAACGGCGCCATATCCGGATTCTTCAACACCGGTGCACCGGCGAGCCAACCGCCCATCTTCCCGCCTCCGATCACCGTTAGCGGCTTTGCTTCTGGCTTCTTCAACACCGGCAGCTTTGGTGGCGGATTCTTCAGCCTCACACAACTTCTGAAGAACCTGTAA
- the kstR2 gene encoding TetR family transcriptional regulator KstR2, whose amino-acid sequence MERVAGQANSRRDELLELAAVMFAERGLRATTVRDIADGAGILSGSLYHHFASKEEMVDELLRGFLDWLFARYREIVDSEPNPLERLKGLFMASFEAIEHRHAQVVIYQDEAQRLSSQPRFSYIDDLNRQQRQMWVDLLKQGIKEGYFRPDLDVDLVYRFIRDTTWVSVRWYQPGGPLTAEQVGQKYLAIVLGGIAKEGI is encoded by the coding sequence GTGGAGCGTGTGGCCGGCCAGGCTAACAGTCGCCGAGACGAGTTATTGGAACTCGCGGCGGTGATGTTCGCCGAGCGCGGTTTGCGTGCCACCACGGTGCGCGACATCGCCGACGGCGCCGGCATTCTGTCCGGCAGTCTCTATCACCACTTCGCCTCGAAAGAGGAGATGGTCGACGAGTTGCTGCGCGGTTTTCTCGACTGGCTCTTTGCGCGCTACCGCGAGATCGTCGACAGCGAACCCAATCCCTTGGAGCGCCTGAAGGGCTTGTTCATGGCGTCGTTCGAGGCGATCGAGCATCGGCACGCCCAGGTCGTCATCTATCAGGATGAGGCGCAACGACTTTCGTCCCAGCCGCGATTTTCCTACATCGACGACCTGAACAGACAGCAGCGCCAGATGTGGGTCGACCTGCTCAAGCAGGGCATCAAGGAGGGTTACTTCCGGCCCGATTTGGACGTCGACCTGGTCTATCGATTCATCCGTGACACCACGTGGGTGTCGGTGCGCTGGTATCAACCCGGCGGACCGCTCACCGCCGAGCAGGTGGGTCAGAAATATCTCGCCATCGTTCTGGGTGGAATCGCGAAAGAAGGGATTTGA